In Clupea harengus chromosome 25, Ch_v2.0.2, whole genome shotgun sequence, one genomic interval encodes:
- the LOC105894943 gene encoding uncharacterized protein LOC105894943 isoform X1, producing the protein MTLDMMCRLPWICLYLISEICCQQLQQGLDVPQSYGYFAFRLRPPAPVSQVAKMPQVQALMASMPVEMPLPQMTQSNPLGSPDGSSMDVSGETTSNGGDAEGPSSGQKRSLVITEPSGFQTRYVDKSFNRYVRGKRHVPPFPVSQVAKMPPVSQVAKMPPVSQVAKMPPVSQVAKMPPVSQVAKMPPVSQVAKMPQVQGPSSGQERSLVITDSSGFQASYVDKS; encoded by the exons ATGACTCTTGACATGATGTGCAG GTTGCCTTGGATATGCCTTTACTTAATAAGTGAAATATGCTGCCAACAACTTCAACAAG GGTTGGATGTTCCCCAGAGTTATGGCTACTTTGCTTTCAGGCTTAGGCCACcggccccagtgagccaggtggccaagatgccccaggtGCAGGCCCTGATGGCCTCCATGCCGGTCGAGATGCCCCTGCCCCAAATGACACAGTCCAACCCTTTAGGTAGTCCTGATGGCTCCTCCATGGATGTCAGTGGAGAAACCACTTCTAATGGTGGTGATGCTGAGGGTCCCTCATCAGGGCAAAAGCGCTCCCTTGTGATCACAGAGCCATCAGGTTTTCAAACGCGCTACGTGGATAAATCCTTCAATCGTTACGTGCGTGGAAAAAGGCACGTGCCCCCGTTCCCAGTGAGCCAGGTGGCCAAGATGCCCCCAGTGAGCCAGGTGGCCAAGATGCCCCCAGTGAGCCAGGTGGCCAAGATGCCCCCAGTGAGCCAGGTGGCCAAGATGCCCCCAGTGAGCCAGGTGGCCAAGATGCCCCCAGTGAGCCAGGtggccaagatgccccaggtGCAGGGTCCCTCATCAGGGCAAGAGCGCTCCCTTGTCATCACAGATTCATCAGGTTTTCAAGCGAGCTACGTAGATAAATCCTGA
- the LOC105894943 gene encoding uncharacterized protein LOC105894943 isoform X2 — protein MTLDMMCRLPWICLYLISEICCQQLQQGLDVPQSYGYFAFRLRPPAPVSQVAKMPQVQALMASMPVEMPLPQMTQSNPLGSPDGSSMDVSGETTSNGGDAEGPSSGQKRSLVITEPSGFQTRYVDKSFNRYVRGKRHVPPFPVSQVAKMPPVSQVAKMPPVSQVAKMPPVSQVAKMPQVQGPSSGQERSLVITDSSGFQASYVDKS, from the exons ATGACTCTTGACATGATGTGCAG GTTGCCTTGGATATGCCTTTACTTAATAAGTGAAATATGCTGCCAACAACTTCAACAAG GGTTGGATGTTCCCCAGAGTTATGGCTACTTTGCTTTCAGGCTTAGGCCACcggccccagtgagccaggtggccaagatgccccaggtGCAGGCCCTGATGGCCTCCATGCCGGTCGAGATGCCCCTGCCCCAAATGACACAGTCCAACCCTTTAGGTAGTCCTGATGGCTCCTCCATGGATGTCAGTGGAGAAACCACTTCTAATGGTGGTGATGCTGAGGGTCCCTCATCAGGGCAAAAGCGCTCCCTTGTGATCACAGAGCCATCAGGTTTTCAAACGCGCTACGTGGATAAATCCTTCAATCGTTACGTGCGTGGAAAAAGGCACGTGCCCCCGTTCCCAGTGAGCCAGGTGGCCAAGATGCCCCCAGTGAGCCAGGTGGCCAAGATGCCCCCAGTGAGCCAGGTGGCCAAGATGCCCCCAGTGAGCCAG GtggccaagatgccccaggtGCAGGGTCCCTCATCAGGGCAAGAGCGCTCCCTTGTCATCACAGATTCATCAGGTTTTCAAGCGAGCTACGTAGATAAATCCTGA
- the LOC105894943 gene encoding uncharacterized protein LOC105894943 isoform X3 produces MTLDMMCRLPWICLYLISEICCQQLQQGLDVPQSYGYFAFRLRPPAPVSQVAKMPQVQALMASMPVEMPLPQMTQSNPLGSPDGSSMDVSGETTSNGGDAEGPSSGQKRSLVITEPSGFQTRYVDKSFNRYVRGKRHVPPFPVSQVAKMPPVSQVAKMPPVSQVAKMPQVQGPSSGQERSLVITDSSGFQASYVDKS; encoded by the exons ATGACTCTTGACATGATGTGCAG GTTGCCTTGGATATGCCTTTACTTAATAAGTGAAATATGCTGCCAACAACTTCAACAAG GGTTGGATGTTCCCCAGAGTTATGGCTACTTTGCTTTCAGGCTTAGGCCACcggccccagtgagccaggtggccaagatgccccaggtGCAGGCCCTGATGGCCTCCATGCCGGTCGAGATGCCCCTGCCCCAAATGACACAGTCCAACCCTTTAGGTAGTCCTGATGGCTCCTCCATGGATGTCAGTGGAGAAACCACTTCTAATGGTGGTGATGCTGAGGGTCCCTCATCAGGGCAAAAGCGCTCCCTTGTGATCACAGAGCCATCAGGTTTTCAAACGCGCTACGTGGATAAATCCTTCAATCGTTACGTGCGTGGAAAAAGGCACGTGCCCCCGTTCCCAGTGAGCCAGGTGGCCAAGATGCCCCCAGTGAGCCAGGTGGCCAAGATGCCCCCAGTGAGCCAG GtggccaagatgccccaggtGCAGGGTCCCTCATCAGGGCAAGAGCGCTCCCTTGTCATCACAGATTCATCAGGTTTTCAAGCGAGCTACGTAGATAAATCCTGA